The following proteins come from a genomic window of archaeon BMS3Bbin15:
- a CDS encoding YcfA-like protein: MIKLPVLSGPDVIKILKKAGWTPARQKGSHIILVKHTPEGKRGVVVPNHREVDVGTLSEIIRQVGLTRKEFLDLMRKK; the protein is encoded by the coding sequence ATGATAAAGTTGCCAGTGCTGTCGGGACCTGATGTCATTAAGATTCTAAAGAAGGCGGGCTGGACACCTGCGAGACAGAAGGGCAGCCACATAATACTTGTGAAACACACACCGGAGGGGAAGAGGGGAGTGGTTGTCCCCAACCACAGAGAAGTGGATGTTGGCACTCTTTCTGAAATAATAAGACAGGTGGGACTGACGAGAAAGGAGTTTCTTGATTTGATGAGGAAGAAGTAG